In Raphanus sativus cultivar WK10039 chromosome 5, ASM80110v3, whole genome shotgun sequence, the following proteins share a genomic window:
- the LOC108856999 gene encoding uncharacterized protein At5g39865 → MGSSTSKASSSASSTSVSSSPAATTKLASDSPSPAIHKAFSFPTPLVHHPPARKGDTHHLVSLTSTSYGSLLLKSSSSDQHTPPRISISDKNATDPVSRDSLSPDSVINTWELMDGLDDEFEFETPETGKPSSGQDPDVCPKPDPNRNVGRNGSALKLDGSYELVKIERDEEDWVPLSYKPKQPLWKHLSEESFLSGLDPSIVSSYKKALSSKQLTNVENKNPLTTTKSLSFITSEPKSVCSTPLSSQTKPRLQGGAEDKIVLYFTTLRGIRKTYEDCCCVRMILRGLQVAVDERDISMDSKYRKELQSLLGAAEKPKPVCLPQVFIRGSHIGGVEEIMKLNDSGELAEMLKDFPPSECLGTCRSCGDARFVPCTNCDGSTKVFEEEEERFKRCSKCNENGLVRCRQCCV, encoded by the coding sequence ATGGGCTCTTCTACTTCAAAAGCCTCATCTTCAGCTTCTTCTACTTCCGTCTCTTCTTCCCCGGCGGCGACGACGAAGCTCGCCTCCGACTCTCCTTCTCCGGCGATCCACAAAGCTTTCTCTTTTCCGACGCCGTTGGTTCACCATCCTCCCGCTAGAAAGGGCGACACTCACCACCTCGTTTCCCTCACTTCCACCTCGTACGGCTCTCTCCTCCTCAAAAGCTCCTCCTCCGACCAGCACACGCCTCCTCGTATCTCAATCTCCGACAAGAACGCAACAGATCCGGTCTCACGCGACTCGCTCTCTCCCGACTCGGTTATCAACACGTGGGAGCTCATGGACGGCTTGGACGACGAATTCGAATTCGAAACCCCCGAAACCGGTAAACCTAGCTCCGGTCAAGATCCGGATGTTTGCCCTAAACCCGACCCGAATCGGAATGTAGGTCGTAATGGGTCTGCTTTGAAACTGGACGGATCCTACGAATTGGTGAAGATCGAACGTGACGAAGAAGATTGGGTCCCGTTGTCTTATAAACCAAAGCAACCTCTTTGGAAGCATCTGTCTGAAGAATCTTTCTTGTCTGGTTTAGATCCCAGCATTGTCTCTTCTTACAAGAAAGCCTTGTCCTCTAAACAGTTAACCAATGTCGAGAACAAAAACCCTCTCACAACCACAAAGTCCCTCTCTTTCATAACCAGCGAGCCAAAATCTGTTTGCTCTACTCCACTGAGTTCACAAACCAAACCGAGATTACAAGGAGGAGCAGAAGACAAGATTGTGTTATACTTCACAACTCTCCGAGGAATTAGGAAGACATACGAGGATTGCTGTTGCGTAAGGATGATATTGAGAGGCCTTCAAGTTGCGGTAGACGAGCGTGATATCTCGATGGATTCTAAATACAGGAAAGAGCTTCAAAGCTTGCTCGGTGCTGCGGAGAAACCAAAACCGGTTTGTTTGCCTCAGGTGTTTATCAGAGGAAGCCACATTGGTGGCGTCGAGGAGATTATGAAGCTAAATGATAGCGGTGAGTTAGCTGAGATGTTGAAAGATTTCCCTCCTAGTGAATGCTTGGGGACATGCCGGAGCTGTGGTGATGCAAGGTTTGTGCCTTGTACTAACTGTGATGGTAGCACTAAGGTGtttgaagaggaagaagaacgGTTCAAGAGATGTTCAAAATGCAATGAGAATGGACTGGTGCGTTGTCGTCAGTGTTGCGTCTAA
- the LOC108857658 gene encoding DNA-directed RNA polymerase V subunit 5A, with product MEGIGNDKSSSSSSGPGPCLSKYVDPSSEESHRYYLARRNALEMLRDRGYEVSLEDINLSLKDFRTVYGERPDVDRLRISAHHRSDSSNKVKVVFFGTGKVKVNTIRSVAAEILSQETITGLILVLQNQVTDRALKAIELFTFKVEIFQITDLLVNLTEHVLSLRHRVLNDGEKKALLKQYNIEEKQLPRISKKDAVVRYYGLEKGQVLKVNYRGELTESYVAYRCVW from the exons ATGGAGGGGATAGGGAACGACAAGAGTTCGAGTTCGAGTTCAGGCCCGGGTCCTTGTCTAAGCAAATACGTGGATCCATCAAGCGAAGAGTCTCACAGATACTATCTAGCGCGGCGGAACGCCTTGGAGATGCTCAGAGACAGAGGCTACGAAGTCTCCCTCGAAGACATCAATCTCTCCCTCAAGGATTTTCGAACTGTTTACGGCGAGCGTCCCGACGTTGACCGTCTCCGTATCTCCGCTCACCATCGCTCCGATTCTTCCAATAag GTGAAGGTTGTCTTTTTTGGTACTGGTAAGGTTAAAGTCAACACAATCCGCAGTGTTGCAGCAGAGATACTTAGCCAAGAGACCATAACCGGGCTGATACTGGTTCTGCAAAACCAAGTAACCGATAGAGCCTTGAAAGCCATTGAGCTTTTCACTTTCAAGGTCGAGATATTCCAG ATAACCGACTTGCTAGTCAACCTAACCGAGCATGTACTGAGCCTGCGTCATCGTGTTCTGAATGATGGAGAGAAGAAAGCACTTCTCAAGCAGTACAATATCGAGGAAAAACAG CTTCCTCGGATCTCAAAGAAGGATGCGGTTGTGCGGTACTATGGATTAGAGAAAGGACAAGTTCTGAAAGTGAATTACAGAGGAGAACTCACTGAGTCCTATGTTGCCTACAGATGTGTGTGGTGA